agacccagCAAATCACACTATGTTCAAGGAAATGGCAAGTACtgcaaatggaaaaataaaaatctgataGTTATTACATAGAGAGTGGAAGGAGGCAATAGCCTGAGCACTGAGAATCAAAGAAATAATCAAAAGCTTCAGTGAAAGCAGgaactgcagaaaatacagcatCTCCATGTAACTACTAATTACACTTAAACTACCTAAATAAATGGGTCACACTGTACATgagagaaaacataaaacaccatcactttaaagctttttaaagcACCATGGTTTAATCAACAGGGTTCATGCGCCTTTTTCacggtcaaattcaagcacttttaagcactttcagagtcccttttcaagcttttccagcacatcccCCCGGTAAAAACAAACTCGAAAATATGTACAAACCCGAAGCacataaaactcaaaacacgtacaaaagacaacagaagtgctccaggatgctaggggcagtgttgagcctGTGTttcctagtggctacacaagccaggaagtaccaacgaccggatttggtgtgtggtagtaacaggtaagtgaactttttttttttaattatttgaatatatatatgagtgcttgtgcataaatacacaaacaatacacatattttttgcaattgtgtaatttaagtgatctaggtagctctgttttggaaggtcagttaacgctagaaatgtgctttggagtttgtacgtgctttgtctctaggggccaccgcatatatttatatataaacatatataattaGAACCACGTATGTTTTtcacattagtaattccttttgtgcataaatttatattattgttaataataaattaattaaagcaaaaaacaacctgaagagccggttcggagccgaaagagccggttctctaaaaagctGTACCAGACTTATGTTGATGCTTGTACTGAACACACGGTGGGGTCCAGACGGGAGGATTAAACATGTTTTGGTTTAACTTTTCCTGCCGCCTGTTGGCAAATGTGTCCGAGCAATCCGCAAGCGTGCAATTACTCTCAAACCGCCAAAACAGACAGGCAGTTCTTATCTGGGCCAGCCAGCGCCTTATCAGTAAGGATTGGGCTCCACATCAGGTTACATCCGAATGCAATTACAGCTGGAGGCAGCGAGTCAGGAGGGCAGCAGAAGGAGTCAGTTTTCTAGGACAGGGCCTCAAAaccaactagaaaaatttgcatttcctgcgaaaacgctgtgtggatgctgtaaagctgaagctgttcgctggaaactgctgaaaaagcagaaaacagctgaagaagctgaagtcAGTATTTGAAAAGTTGttgaaattgtaataactttgcaggtGAATAACAACTTAGCAAAAATATAAGAACTTTGCAGAAATTGAGTTACTTAGTAGAAACATAGTAACTTGACAGAAATAGTACAACATGGCAGAGGTATTGTAATACAACAGAAATGGTAATATTTGGCACAACATTACAACTTGGAAGAAATGGTGTAAGAGTACAACTTAATATAAAGTAGTATAATGGTATAACTTAGTAGAAATGCAACATagtaacagaaatattataatttagCTGAAAAGTAATAACTTGAGCAGAaatattggaaaagcaaaatgaccagctgaaaaaaagctgaacatggttaagttcccTCAAAACTACTTCTCGCTCACCTGAGAAAAATTggcagaaattttaaaaaaatacaaacaaacaagaaagaccagccaacagatacacacaattacaaatatggacatatATGGAAACTcaaatgcacagagacacacaggatctatgccagtcaaccagtctgaatatattcaaTTTATATcctacaatgagatgctgcgagaaaaaaaagaggtctctctctctctctctctcacacacacacacacacacacacacacacacacacacacacacaggctgtgtcccaatttaGTGGCTGCACGCTTTCAGAGTAATGCGCAGTACATGTACTACGACGGTGCgtactgaatattaaacttgttgttgtctttcatagtgtgtaacttgaaggccctgagtactttctcccacactgaaaaacactggaatgataacattatttgaacattacctaataagactgattcaggacagacaattagttattttaaacttctctagcagtccttcacaaacagggaacagtctgtctattccaggggtcggcaacctgctgggtccggagccgcatgcggctctttagtccttattttgcggctcgggtggtttgggaaaatagaagaagtatttagctgaagtgcattttatttgtgtttagttctttttaaaaacttgtagttctaaattggtagattattgtgattttgaaatataaaaataaaattatatcttattattttttcatcgctcaaaataagcgtcacactcgggAAGCGGGTGTACCTGCCAAACGctgtgcatttatcgagactttcaacccaggtaggccaattatggatcttcggatccacattatgtcggcagctgttctccaccgtgaactatgttaaaaacaaacaccgctcacgcctcacagatgacagcttacagtcctgcgtaacgatgaaagccccgatttgcagacgccagcgccgaggtttgggaccagaagtctcattgtaaacatatcacggcagacccgacgatgtttgcatgaacacgcttttcagcatctctttattgaccacttgtcacacacggttgctgtacgcatacagccggctgtagcttttcagctcacagcccgacaacacaacagcagagagagcacagactttaaggcggtgaggcgtgattgcgggtgccgctcaggtgtgtccgactccctgcagcggcactacagaccacgcccgccacacacattaacaaggtaaaatagatatttaggcagaattttgcaaatatgtatttttttttttagcgcatagtgcttttttttccaattactttttaaaagggtggcggctcacaacagtttttgtttgctacatggatcattttagttcagctgggtgtctttccttttgttatatttctttaagagttcaaaatgtgttaattacataaataaaatgtagttttctctgtagcacttcctggattacataagcaacacaccttagttgctctgtggattcttttaaaaagcagttaaaaacgtttctgttcaaacaagccttttgttgatctcgtattttatattctttacattatttacatttgatcttttacattgtgtataatgtctattgattgtattgtttattttaatatttgtgtacagcgctttgtgactgcctgtctgtgaaaagcgcttaataaataaactttacttacttactttagttgtatacacaaagcacaaaaacaatatatacagtgttatcttcattttagatttcaaaaggatttgcggctcccagtgttttcttttgcgtggaaaccggctccaaatggctctttgggtgttaaaggttgcagacccctggtctattctctccatctgtcagctgctgctggctcttcctcctcctcttcctcacacactgctgagtttgtcctggtggatcatcaggggtgcaaagcctcacagatgatgtgcagcagtgggtcccgcACAATCaattattccacaatcagagagaaagaaacagagagagtgcaggacagacagacaggtgacagtctcaggtgtacacactgctacaaaacagcacaagagaaggaggatttagtgtttgtgttattacgaaaagtgctaaacaagaagagttccagatggtacagtggacacatgtgtgactgctgtgattaaagcatctttctttcagcttaacgagtgaaccgtcagctcgttcaaacacacgttaaagtccgtttggctcgacaccaccgaacagaggcagcaatataacatagctaacattaacagtgcagtgaatcctgcttgtgccgtcatattcaggactgcaaaccgagcagcatcactgactttcagcttgttgtgtttgtggatatatgactgactttaattatccataaaatcatcacattctctgtaagattaaggtcaactatatatatatttagaagtagaggctttaaaaccaagttaacgctgaaagtgcaaacatcactaatgtcacataactttgccgacatgtggccaacagtaatgttttaatggtcTTCATTactcgcacataaataagtgacatcatattcagtacttttttctctctctctctcgcttgcTCTACTACTCACGCCGCCTCCTCGTTGTTTTGTGCCTGGGTTAACTGGGAACACACCTGTACGTGATTGTAGAGCAGTCAGTATAAGGGTAAGCCAGAACCAACGttagggctggactgggacaaaaaatcggccgggcattttgactagagaccgacCCACCAGgcattataggaaaagccataaagcctttgaatgaaaacaaacactatgatgtacactgccttgttggtacatatgtatcaatctaataaacttaaacctacacagtcctccctattctggattttaaacagtacatagcgGGAACAAAAGACTGCTTGGTCCAGTCAACCTCCTGAAATATATACAACACATGCtagaaacctgaaattaagactaagaagactagaggtgagacatgaccactaatcaatattaaaattaataaatgacagatttagtgatatttttataaactatttatttaccaaaacaatacaaaaccgCATGGTAGCacaagatctttttttttttaacatggcaacctttaaaaagtgaaagaagacagagaaagaaaggtgagaaagaagaataagaataacACTTAATTGAgcttttgatggcattttaaacacagtactggtacagcatctagaaaatgtgggaaaatactggcatcatatacagtacttacttTGAAGAAATTATATGGGACGCTGACAAACAGGACACAAGTGAAAGGACAAAGAAGAGTGAAAGGCAATTGATGGACTTGCTGAGATGATCACAACAGCGTGGACATTTCATGCTGGAAAATCAGCCATGGCACAGATGCACCATCTGAGCGGCCATGTTGCCCAGCAGCTGGACGGTGCAGTCATCTGGGCCCACAGTGGCTGCGTTGATGTTGTCTGAGTACATTTTACTGTGCTTAGCTGCAGCAGTGTGAACGACTGTGTCTGTGCTTGTGCTTTCTGCAAACTTGATGTTACACAGAAGGTTTCTGTTCCTCGGAGGTCACAGCTTCTTCAGGCTGGGATGTTTTCTCTCTTGGGGATTTCTTGTTCCACAGACTGGCCACTCATTTAAGAAAACCTCCAGAAATCAaagtataatcttttaaaattttattgattttttcttttatcaatttaaatcaacaaaacaacTCACTCGctgtttaaaattattttaatagagATGAAGCTTAAAACTAAgctccctttttttttgtaatgaccTTATTCAATCTATTTTATTAAATGGAGTTATTTCTATTAAAGTTGTGCTTAATGTTTTGGCTGCTGAAACAGGAAGGTGTATCTCATGTTCACTGTatgatttcatttaaatgtacaACTTTGCATGGATCAAATCTCACtaaaaaatattacaacagGATGTTCTCTGCATTTTCTACCTAAAACAGTTTGGACTGAATGACAGCTACTCGACATGCGTTCAGTCTAAGCTGAATATTTATACATTTGTCCGACGGACAGTGAATGCAAGCAGAAATCAGAGTGTGATTTttcgtttaaaattttattCGATTTTCTGAAATTTGATCATTAATTTAAAGTGCCAGTTTAATTTACTGACTAGAAACAAAACCCCGATAATTGGACAattccctctgagcaagcatgtggcaacagtggggaagaaaaactcccttttaacagggagaaacttccggcagaaccaggctcagggagggatggccatctgccgcgaccagCCCAGGGGTTTTTAAAATGACTCATTGGATGTTAAATAAATTGGCTTGTTTGATCGTCTGTTGTTAGCCAATTTAAAGAGTAACTTTGATATCAGTTTTTACAGGGGAGACACCGACTGTTGTCTGCGGGTGATGCCGAAACACCGACCCAGAAATGACATGAACCTACTGATACGACCTGCTGGCGCCGCTGCCGACATCAGATGTTCTTTAAATGTCGTGATGACTTTTTCCTCAGCTGCTTGCTGGTTGAGGCAAATTAAAATCATGACACACTCAGGATCCTTCCACTCCTTAAGTAGAGATTTGTAAATGACCTTGTGTGAGGTTTTGAAGGTCTTCGAGGAAGGTTGAAAATCAATATCTTGGACCTCAGCCCAGATCTTCTTGACCAAGCGGTTCTTAATTGCAGAAATTGTATCATCTGTGAGGAAGCGCGTGCTTTTTGAAAGCACGCATGACAAGTTCCTCCACGCAGACATCAACTGAAAGCTGCTTCTGAGCCTTGATTTCAGAAGACTCTCGGACAAGTTTCTCTGTAGATGCCAGGTGTTTCTTAAACACAGAGATGAAAAGTTTGTCCAGTGTCGGCTCTCTTAAATTCAATGGAATTTCCTTGCAGAGGTCTTTGAAAATGTCCTTTGCAAGGTCTTGTAGGGCCTTTGGTGATAAAGTcaaatctgctgtttttatttcagagcAGATTTGATCTAACAGGTGCTGGTGGAGGGAGTCTAAGGGGCAGGCTTTGGATTCTTTTGCAGCCTGGGAAAGCACAGCTTGAAGGAGTGTGCTGAGGAGTTTTTCCCTCTGGTTCACCTCGAGGTGACGCAGAGGGTTTCTGCTCCTCAGAGGCCACGGCTGCTTCTTCAGGCTCTGTTTCTACCTCTGAGGCTTCTTCTAGTTTTGGCATTTTTGACAGTTCCACAGACAGCGAGGACTCCAGATCTTTGTCTGGTTGTTCTGTCTGTGGGACAGAACAATTGTCTGTCTGAATTTCCTGTGCCTGAATTTCCTGCTGGGTGCAGGACGTGCAGTGGGCGAATCTCCCACACGACACCCGGAAAAGATCTTTTATAAAGccttcttcagctctctgaTCCCATTCTATGAAGACAGCGGAAGCAAGACAGCCGATGCGCACCTCCAGTTGGCTGAAGAGGCTGTCGATGCATCGTTCTTGTGGGATTTTATATTGCACCAGTGGGGTTTTGACAGAGTTCGCGCAGAGCTTCACCATCTGAGCGGCTATGTTGCACATTAGCTGGACGGTGCAGTCATCTGGGCGACCTGCCAGCAAGTATCGCAACTGTAAcatgttaattttatttaaaaagccatCTATGAGCAGATTCACAGTGGCTGCGTTGATGTTGTCTGAAtacatttgactgtttttagcTGCAGTGTGAACGACTGTCAGCTCTTACCTCGTGTGTCTGGTTCCGGTGCATTGACTGGACTGAATGATAGTGCCTGCTACTAACACCTGCCTATATGCGTTTCAGAGTGCTGCGTTATGATGTGTGTTCTATGAGGTCACAGCATCAGTCGCTTTGAAGTCTCCGCCTTGAAGTCTCCGCTTTGAAGTATCCTGTAAGCCCCGCCCACCTCTAAACAGAATGCGACGGACCGTTGCCTAGCAACATCTTCACATCGGCGCCGGTCGTATGGATTTgaaccattgactgtagaaaacatggacgacgcgacaccgcctcctcccattgtgcaaaaatgaagccaaaatacccGCTCTTGAAATACCCCGCTTGTGGAGGCCtccatcttgcaaatttggagccagagtctgcgcagtagtgacttgaggtggagcgactgtgtaacgctcccgcccacacacccgctggacgtgaccgcaaacacgccccctacactttttacgtagcctGGCGGCTCGAGTTTTTGGTTGTTTACCGCGACTGacgactcgtttaattaaggtaaatacaaccatgtcactgttataaaaaagaaacacagcttatcatcttatagttctaaaatcactctgttgttaattcgttagctagattagccgctagcatacgcactgtgttggaggcttgttgctagctagttagcgatgctacaagCACTCCTCTTTTCTCCCCTTTTGCCTCCCAACATCATAATGTTACTAACCATccacctctctttctctctttctctctttctttgtccACCCTTCTTTTCCCCTCCAATCTGTGTCTGTCTTCATCCAACTTTATTTCCATCCCTCTTTCTCCCACTTTATTTCCACTTCCTCCAACCCTTACATACAACTTCCTCCTCCAGCTTCTCCCCCTTCCAGCGGGAGGTTCCTACTTCATGATCAGCCGCTCCTTGGGTCCAGAGTTTGGGGGCGGTAGGCCTGTGCTTCTACTTGGGCACAACCTTCGCTGGAGCCATGTACATCCTGGGAGCTGTCGAGATCCTTCTGGTGAGttgctttgtttgctttgttgttgttccagTTAGCATTGTGTTCTCCAGACTTTTCTCTGGGTGTAAAGACCAGGGTTCGtgacgggtgcttgaaatccttgaaaatgcttgaattctaatgtcatcttttcaaggtttgaaaagtgcttgaatttcagatgtggtgcttaaaagtgcttgaaaatgtaactgtatttcattcacaataaatagctatctgattgaattgttttcttatcagatagagaaataaaatgagacgtaaaagcaaaatttccccgcctgggctgccttgcgtctgtttcaatatgtgacccgccctccctcggacagtcggggatgagtgcgctgagtgtgatgcagtatggcagcgctattacggaatatgctgtgaacttagctaacattacttagcagtaatatgagttaatttactcaagtgaaagctttaaacattagcccgatacataactagctaacttaaggctttctgattaaccctctggggtcgacggacccagagtctccatttcaacttgggtcgaacgtgtggacttcaagctatataccagttttaaattgtgttgataggtcacgtaaaaccgacgttttttttggggggttctgaataaaacagtggcgtttactccgggaagaaacggtaaaaacggcgttttttatggagagcgctagcaaacacgctttgcttgtgagtgaaaaaaagaaaaaacactccttccctattggtggaaaaatgtaccatgtcgaccaatcaaaaaaatgatatggcaacatgtggtatttggttgtagggaagagggagagagcgagtgagcgaaaaagagagagagagttttgatacgtgagagatttgtgatgtttatcatgtttggagtctcaagttagtgtgttgtcttgtgtagttagtgtgtagtgtagtcgttttgttttgtgtgtcagttctactagtgaacgtcacagttgctgcaaaaaagccaccaaaggcagattgcagtgtaaacgctgagtgacacacctgctgtcagacctgcaggtttatccctgtgctgttctcatctgtgttaTAGTGGACACTAActatttatgcaactccaaaaaataatttgtgtgccttcttatttgatgcagcacacctgattgttctgtaaatagttttgaatggttatataaaaaacgtctgagccttggctgcatttttaggtaaatagtaccatgtaactttgttgtttgcaaaactggtgcatatttttttttttaaatgtccaatttctatttgcatttcaagttatgaaaatgattcgttaaacatgcttgtggtttttacagtcaaaaatatcactttctacttatattttaaattttgtctgaatttacatAAATTGTACCTAGGTGATGCAAATTGATgcatttttttggggggggtgctggaaaagcttaaaaagggaccttaaaagtgcttgaatttgaccctgaaaaaagcgtacgaacccGAAAGACTTACGTTGTGATTGTTGAGTGACTCTATACCGATACCAGGAAGGAATGACTCATTGCCTTCACTATATGTGGACCTCACAAAACCCTTAAAGTcggttattttaaataaacatgtgaCCTGAGTTAGGGACACAAAAGGAGGCTGACCAGTTTTATTGACAGACATTgatattattaatatatatcatctgattggctgatttgCACTAAACGCACTTATATTACTGAACCTTCAGATAAGTGAGGCCTGCTTCTTACTCTCTTCCCTCTCCCTCTGACAGGTGTACATTGCACCCGGAGCAGCTATCTTTGAAGGTGAAGGAGCAGCCATGTTGAACAACATGAGAATATACAGCTCCATCTTTCTCCTCTTCATGGCCTTGCTGGTTTTCGTGGGGGTCAAGTACGTGAACAAACTGGCCTCCGTCTTCTTGGCCTGCGTCATCATCTCCATTTTATCCATCTATGTCGGAGCGCTGGTTTCTGCCTTCAGCGTGCCGGATTTTCCGTGAGTCCTGATTATTTGGAAAAACACAGAGCTGACCGATTCTTTATGCGTCACATTTTTGACTGACTGGGCTTTCATCCACAGCGTATGCATGCTGGGAAACAGAACTATCAACGCCCATGATGTTGCTGACAACCACTGTAGTAAAACTGTCCTGGTTAAAGTTGCAGCTGAGAAATTAGACAGCAACTTCACGATTAACGGTGGGTTCAGATTTCCTTCTTTCTGTTACAAGTCATGAGGAGTAAGAGTGTCTCTCTGAGTTACACcagtgtgtttttctgaaatgctggtttttgtttttgttttgttttttctctctctgataGAAAACAGCACAGTGGGCCCCACCTTTGACCCCAGCCATGTCCCAGAGGTGATGGTGGAGAAGACCACACATCTTTGGAAGTTATTTTGCCATAACTCACAGCTCAACGCCACCTGTGACGAATACTTCACTTCAAACAACTTCTCTGAGATAAAGGGATCCCCGGACTGACTAGTGGGGCCATATCAGGTAGAGTGCATGCATGAGGAGTGCAGTGATTCTCTGAATGAGAGATCATATAAAATATGAACACGGCCAATGTGATATCACCCACCTGTTACGAAGCCAAGCTGAGTGTTTTACCGTtgcctctttgtttgttttttacatctgATGAGGGTGGTCGTTGGCCAAGTCTGGCTGTGTCCATCTTCTTTTTAGTCTGTGGTCTCCATGGAAGTTCCAGGAAAGTCTGGGATTGCACTGTTAGTGTTGTT
The sequence above is a segment of the Oreochromis aureus strain Israel breed Guangdong linkage group 3, ZZ_aureus, whole genome shotgun sequence genome. Coding sequences within it:
- the LOC120433639 gene encoding uncharacterized protein LOC120433639 yields the protein MHRNQTHELRYLLAGRPDDCTVQLMCNIAAQMVKLCANSVKTPLVQYKIPQERCIDSLFSQLEVRIGCLASAVFIEWDQRAEEGFIKDLFRVSCGRFAHCTSCTQQEIQAQEIQTDNCSVPQTEQPDKDLESSLSVELSKMPKLEEASEVETEPEEAAVASEEQKPSASPRAKHSKMYSDNINAATVGPDDCTVQLLGNMAAQMVFGHGKANGEPTWALLLTALIAELGILIASLDMVAPVLTM